The DNA segment ATGAGTCAGAAGTTTTCGCTCTACGAGGACCTCACCGTGGAGGAGAACATCGACTTCTACGCCGGTATCTACGGGATCCCTCGCGTGAAGCGGGCCGAGCGCAAGGCCTGGGTGATCCGGATGGCCGGCCTCGGGGAGCAACGAGGGATGCGTTGCGGCACCCTGTCTGGCGGCGTCAAGCAGCGCCTCGCGCTCGGATGCGCGGTCCTTCACGAGCCTCCCATCCTCTTCCTGGACGAGCCGACGTCGGGCGTGGATCCGATCAGCCGCCGCGCCTTCTGGGACCTGATCTACGACATGTCGTCCCGCGGGGTGACGGTCTTCGTGACGACCCATTACATGGAGGAGGCGGAATACTGCGATCGGCTGGGTCTCGTGTACGCCGGCCGGCTGATCGCGCTGGGCACGCCGTCGGAGCTGAAGGCGAAGGTCTCGACGGCGGCGCCAGCCGAGCGAGTCACACTCGAAGACGTCTTCGTGACGCTCATCGAGGAGGAGAGCACGAAAGGCGCCACGCAGGAGGTGGCGCGATGAATCCGAGGCGCCTCCTCGCCGTTTCCCGCAAGGAGCTGATCCACGTCCT comes from the Acidobacteriota bacterium genome and includes:
- a CDS encoding ABC transporter ATP-binding protein — protein: MSPRDDLPAVSLRNLTKRFGDFVAVSGISLDVARGEIFGFLGPNGAGKSTTIRMLCGLLSPSEGTGTVAGFDVLTQTEGIKANIGYMSQKFSLYEDLTVEENIDFYAGIYGIPRVKRAERKAWVIRMAGLGEQRGMRCGTLSGGVKQRLALGCAVLHEPPILFLDEPTSGVDPISRRAFWDLIYDMSSRGVTVFVTTHYMEEAEYCDRLGLVYAGRLIALGTPSELKAKVSTAAPAERVTLEDVFVTLIEEESTKGATQEVAR